The Nitrospira tepida genome includes a window with the following:
- the rplX gene encoding 50S ribosomal protein L24, whose translation MQALKKSRIKKGDTVVVISGRERGKSGKVLSVHPGTAKVLVEKLNMIKRHTKPNPKVRQGGIVEREAPLPISNVMLLCPATQKPTRVGIKVMDDGRRVRMSKQSQQAIE comes from the coding sequence ATGCAGGCGCTGAAGAAGTCTCGGATCAAAAAAGGGGATACCGTCGTCGTGATCTCCGGTCGGGAGCGGGGAAAGAGCGGCAAGGTCCTCTCGGTTCACCCGGGGACGGCCAAGGTTCTGGTTGAAAAACTCAACATGATCAAGCGGCACACCAAGCCGAATCCGAAAGTGCGGCAAGGCGGGATTGTCGAACGGGAGGCCCCGTTGCCGATTTCCAACGTCATGCTGCTCTGTCCGGCGACGCAGAAGCCGACGCGCGTGGGCATCAAAGTCATGGACGATGGCCGCCGCGTGCGGATGAGCAAGCAATCTCAGCAGGCGATTGAATAA
- the rplE gene encoding 50S ribosomal protein L5, with protein sequence MSRVVERYKEQVVPALIKEFGYKNPMQVPRLNRIVLNVGMGEAIQNVKLLESAATELGIITGQRPVITRAKKAIAGFKLRQGMPIGVKVTLRAKRMYEFFDRLVSVALPRIRDFRGVSAKAFDGRGNYTLGLKEQLIFPEIQYDSVASIHGMDITFVTTAKTNDEGKALLKHMGVPFRT encoded by the coding sequence ATGTCGCGGGTGGTTGAGCGATACAAGGAGCAGGTTGTGCCGGCGCTGATCAAGGAGTTCGGCTACAAGAATCCCATGCAGGTGCCGAGGCTGAATCGAATCGTCCTCAACGTCGGGATGGGGGAGGCGATCCAGAACGTGAAGTTGCTGGAAAGCGCGGCGACGGAGTTGGGCATCATCACCGGGCAGCGTCCGGTGATCACCCGGGCGAAGAAGGCCATCGCGGGTTTCAAGCTCCGACAGGGCATGCCGATCGGCGTCAAGGTCACGTTGCGGGCCAAACGCATGTATGAGTTTTTCGACCGGCTCGTCAGCGTCGCCCTTCCGCGCATCCGGGATTTTCGCGGGGTGTCCGCCAAGGCGTTCGACGGCCGCGGCAATTACACGCTCGGGCTGAAGGAGCAGTTGATTTTTCCCGAGATTCAATACGATTCGGTGGCCTCGATCCACGGCATGGACATCACGTTCGTGACGACGGCCAAGACCAACGACGAAGGGAAGGCCTTGCTCAAACATATGGGAGTTCCGTTCCGTACGTAA
- a CDS encoding type Z 30S ribosomal protein S14, with protein MARLALKLKAARDPKFKVRAYHRCPLCGRVRGYLNRFEMCRICFRFLSLRGEVPGVRKSSW; from the coding sequence GTGGCAAGACTAGCGCTGAAACTGAAGGCTGCAAGAGATCCCAAATTCAAGGTGCGGGCGTATCATCGCTGTCCCCTCTGCGGCCGAGTGCGCGGCTATTTGAACCGCTTTGAGATGTGCCGCATTTGCTTTCGGTTCTTGAGTCTCAGGGGGGAAGTTCCCGGAGTCCGCAAATCCAGTTGGTGA
- the rpsH gene encoding 30S ribosomal protein S8, translating to MVTDPIADLLNRIRNAAQRGHDAVVVPASKMKGEILRILKEEGFIGPFEKSDAGGHPAFKIELRYVEQGRPVIAGTARISRPGRRVYVGKQDVPKTRGGLGVTIVSTSKGVMTERECRRAGLGGEVLCSVW from the coding sequence ATGGTCACGGACCCAATTGCAGATTTATTGAACCGAATCCGAAACGCAGCCCAACGGGGCCATGATGCGGTGGTCGTTCCCGCGTCGAAGATGAAGGGCGAGATTTTGCGCATCCTCAAGGAGGAGGGATTCATCGGCCCGTTTGAAAAATCGGACGCCGGCGGACATCCGGCCTTCAAGATCGAATTGCGCTACGTCGAGCAGGGCCGACCGGTCATCGCGGGCACGGCGCGCATCAGCCGACCGGGCCGGAGGGTGTATGTCGGCAAGCAAGACGTTCCCAAGACTCGAGGCGGGCTGGGCGTGACCATCGTGTCGACATCCAAGGGGGTCATGACGGAACGAGAATGCCGGCGGGCAGGGCTGGGCGGAGAGGTGCTCTGTTCGGTTTGGTAA
- the rplF gene encoding 50S ribosomal protein L6 produces MSRIGKKPLQIPAGVDVKVAGNVVTVKGPLGQLTWPLAQGLSVAVQDNTVNVTRQSEERNVRAMHGLTRAELGNMVAGVTKGYERTLEINGVGYKAQLQGKTMSFNVGYINPIEFPLPAGIDAKIDKQTVITLRGIDKRLIGQVAAKLRAIKPPDVYKQKGIKYAGEALRKKEGKTGK; encoded by the coding sequence ATGTCACGAATCGGGAAAAAACCGCTTCAGATTCCGGCTGGGGTTGATGTCAAAGTCGCGGGGAACGTGGTCACCGTCAAGGGGCCGTTGGGCCAATTGACATGGCCGCTGGCCCAGGGCCTCTCGGTGGCCGTTCAGGACAACACGGTCAACGTGACCCGGCAAAGCGAGGAGCGGAATGTGCGAGCGATGCACGGGCTGACCAGGGCGGAATTGGGCAATATGGTGGCCGGAGTCACCAAGGGATATGAGAGAACCTTGGAGATCAACGGGGTCGGGTACAAGGCGCAGTTGCAGGGCAAGACCATGAGCTTCAACGTCGGCTACATCAACCCGATCGAGTTTCCATTGCCGGCCGGGATCGACGCGAAAATCGACAAGCAGACCGTGATCACGCTTCGCGGGATCGACAAGCGGTTGATCGGGCAGGTGGCGGCGAAATTGCGCGCGATCAAGCCGCCCGACGTCTATAAGCAGAAGGGCATCAAGTACGCGGGTGAAGCGCTTCGTAAGAAGGAAGGCAAGACCGGGAAGTAG
- the rplR gene encoding 50S ribosomal protein L18: MFTAKKAETLERRRQRIRKRIFGTEERPRLSVYRSRSHIYAQIINDLTGRTLVSASTLDAALKQSLKSTGTVEAAKAVGLLLAERAKAAHVGAVVFDRGGRPYHGRIKALADASREGGLQF; this comes from the coding sequence ATGTTCACCGCAAAGAAAGCCGAGACCCTTGAGCGCCGTCGTCAGCGCATTCGCAAGCGAATTTTTGGGACGGAAGAGCGGCCCCGGCTCAGCGTGTATCGGAGCCGGAGCCACATCTACGCCCAGATCATCAATGATCTGACGGGCCGTACGCTGGTGTCCGCTTCGACGCTTGACGCGGCGTTGAAACAATCACTCAAATCCACGGGGACCGTCGAAGCGGCCAAAGCAGTCGGACTCCTGTTGGCTGAACGGGCCAAGGCCGCCCATGTCGGTGCGGTGGTGTTTGACCGAGGGGGGCGGCCGTACCACGGGCGCATCAAAGCGTTGGCCGATGCCTCCCGCGAAGGCGGCCTTCAATTTTAG
- the rpsE gene encoding 30S ribosomal protein S5, with the protein MARINADELSLKDKVIFINRVAKVVKGGKRFNFCALVAVGDGQGWVGIGKGKAAEVPAAISKAVEQAKKHLVQIPVLKGTIPHEVEGRFGAEHIILKPAAPGTGIIAGGAVRTIVELAGVHNIIAKTLGRGNPFNAVRAALNGLSQLRNPDEVFRIRRGQAEGPAAATAG; encoded by the coding sequence TTGGCACGAATTAACGCCGACGAGTTGAGTCTGAAGGACAAGGTCATCTTTATTAACCGTGTGGCCAAGGTCGTCAAGGGCGGGAAACGATTCAACTTCTGTGCGCTTGTGGCGGTCGGCGACGGACAAGGCTGGGTGGGAATTGGGAAGGGCAAGGCCGCGGAAGTGCCGGCGGCTATTTCCAAGGCCGTCGAACAGGCCAAGAAACACCTGGTTCAGATTCCTGTCTTGAAGGGCACGATCCCGCACGAAGTGGAAGGACGGTTCGGCGCCGAGCATATTATCTTGAAGCCCGCCGCCCCGGGGACCGGCATCATTGCGGGCGGCGCGGTACGCACCATCGTCGAACTGGCCGGCGTGCACAATATCATCGCCAAGACATTGGGAAGAGGCAACCCTTTCAACGCGGTTCGAGCGGCGTTGAACGGACTGTCGCAGCTCCGCAATCCAGACGAAGTGTTCCGAATCCGCCGCGGTCAGGCGGAAGGCCCCGCGGCCGCAACAGCCGGCTGA
- the rpmD gene encoding 50S ribosomal protein L30, which translates to MAQADKPAQTRQLVVTLKRSMIGTPMRHRLVLRGLRLRRPNQSVILPDTAQVRGMIQKVNYLLEVTHQ; encoded by the coding sequence GTGGCACAAGCGGACAAGCCGGCGCAGACACGACAACTGGTGGTCACCCTGAAGCGAAGCATGATCGGCACGCCCATGCGCCATCGCCTGGTGCTGCGTGGGCTGCGCCTGAGGCGGCCGAACCAGTCGGTGATCCTCCCGGACACGGCGCAAGTGAGAGGCATGATCCAGAAGGTCAATTACCTTCTTGAGGTGACGCATCAATGA
- the rplO gene encoding 50S ribosomal protein L15: MKLFDLAPAKGATKPRKRIGRGPGSGHGKTSTKGHKGLLARSGGGKQPGFEGGQMPLIRRVPKFGFRNPTRIEYAVVNLDALSRLSAGDPVTPQMLVEAGLVKHKTWPVKILGSGELTRPLVIQAHKFSKSAEAKIQAAGGRAEVIRGV; the protein is encoded by the coding sequence ATGAAGCTCTTTGATCTGGCTCCGGCAAAAGGGGCGACGAAGCCACGAAAGCGAATCGGACGAGGGCCCGGCTCAGGCCACGGGAAGACGTCCACCAAAGGACACAAGGGGCTGTTGGCGCGCTCCGGCGGGGGAAAGCAACCGGGCTTCGAAGGCGGACAAATGCCGCTGATTCGCCGTGTGCCGAAGTTCGGGTTCCGGAATCCCACGCGCATCGAATACGCGGTGGTGAATTTGGACGCCTTATCCAGGCTGTCGGCCGGGGATCCAGTCACGCCGCAGATGTTGGTCGAAGCAGGGCTGGTCAAGCACAAAACCTGGCCGGTCAAGATCTTGGGAAGCGGCGAACTGACTCGGCCGCTTGTGATTCAGGCGCACAAGTTCAGCAAGTCCGCCGAAGCAAAAATCCAGGCGGCTGGTGGGAGGGCTGAGGTCATCCGAGGTGTTTGA
- the secY gene encoding preprotein translocase subunit SecY — protein MFERLLTSFHNILKIPELRTRILFTLGMLVVYRIGAHIPTPGINNDELAKFLIEKGGSLLGFLDIFSGGALSRLTIFALGIMPYISASIILQLLTVVIPHLAKLAKEGERGRKKIIQYTRFGTIGIALIQGFGIAIGLEGMNQGAFVLNPGWGFRLMTVITLTAGTGFLMWLGEQITERGIGNGISLIIFAGIVARLPSAVAQTYDLYQVGQLNFFVLLLLGLIMLAVVGAIVFLESGRRKIPVQYAKRVVGRRVYGGQSTHIPLKINTAGVIPPIFASSLIAFPATIAGFIQVPWVQSIGGQLAPGSVLYTLLYVGLIVFFCFFYTAVVLNPVDMADNMKKYGGFIPGIRPGQNTSDFIYKVLTRITFAGAIYLAIVCVIPEILIYRLNVPFYFGGTSLLIVIGVGLDTAQQIESHMLMRNYEGFLGGHKPLPGRR, from the coding sequence GTGTTTGAGCGACTTCTCACAAGCTTCCACAACATTCTCAAGATTCCCGAGCTACGGACGCGTATCCTGTTTACGCTGGGGATGCTCGTCGTCTATCGGATCGGGGCCCATATCCCGACGCCGGGAATCAATAATGACGAGCTCGCGAAGTTCCTGATCGAGAAGGGAGGGTCGTTACTGGGGTTTCTGGACATCTTCTCCGGCGGGGCCCTGTCCCGGCTGACGATCTTTGCGTTGGGGATCATGCCCTACATCAGCGCATCGATCATCCTACAGTTGCTGACGGTGGTGATTCCCCATCTGGCCAAGCTGGCCAAGGAGGGAGAGCGGGGACGGAAGAAGATCATCCAGTACACGCGGTTCGGCACGATCGGCATCGCTCTGATTCAGGGGTTTGGCATCGCGATCGGCCTGGAAGGCATGAACCAGGGCGCCTTCGTGCTCAATCCGGGCTGGGGTTTTCGCTTGATGACGGTGATCACGCTCACCGCCGGCACCGGGTTCCTGATGTGGCTGGGCGAGCAGATCACCGAACGAGGCATCGGGAACGGCATTTCGTTGATCATTTTCGCGGGGATCGTGGCGCGCCTCCCGAGCGCCGTGGCCCAGACCTACGATCTGTACCAGGTCGGCCAGTTGAACTTCTTTGTGCTGCTGTTGCTCGGCCTGATCATGTTGGCCGTCGTCGGCGCCATCGTGTTTTTGGAAAGTGGGCGGCGAAAGATTCCCGTGCAATACGCCAAGCGGGTGGTCGGCCGTCGGGTGTACGGAGGGCAGAGCACGCATATTCCGTTGAAGATCAACACGGCGGGGGTGATCCCGCCGATTTTTGCATCCTCGCTGATCGCGTTTCCGGCGACGATCGCTGGATTTATCCAGGTCCCGTGGGTGCAATCGATCGGGGGGCAATTGGCACCAGGATCCGTCCTCTACACCCTGCTCTATGTCGGGCTGATCGTGTTTTTCTGTTTCTTTTATACGGCGGTGGTGCTCAACCCTGTCGATATGGCGGACAACATGAAGAAGTACGGGGGGTTTATTCCCGGCATTCGGCCCGGACAGAACACCTCGGACTTCATCTATAAAGTGCTGACGCGGATCACCTTCGCCGGCGCCATTTATCTGGCGATTGTGTGCGTGATCCCCGAGATTTTGATCTATCGGTTGAACGTGCCGTTTTACTTCGGCGGCACCTCGTTGCTCATTGTGATCGGCGTCGGTTTGGACACGGCCCAGCAGATCGAGTCGCACATGCTGATGAGAAATTACGAAGGGTTTCTCGGCGGCCATAAGCCGCTGCCGGGCCGGCGGTAG
- a CDS encoding adenylate kinase — MRVVFLGAPGVGKGTQADRIAAQTNQPKISTGDLLREAVKKQTALGLQAKSYMDRGALVPDEVVIGMVREKLGEPACAKGFILDGFPRTVAQAEALQRLLEDNRMTLDRVVNFAVPVGDIVKRLSGRRSCGKCQAVYHVDFAPPRVAEICDRCGAALVQRSDDKPDTVEARLRVYEEQTAPLIRYYQGKHLLADLDGSGSVEVVSGRLQRVLGPLMHT; from the coding sequence ATGCGAGTCGTCTTCTTAGGCGCGCCGGGAGTGGGGAAGGGAACGCAGGCCGATCGGATCGCGGCACAAACCAATCAGCCGAAAATTTCGACCGGCGATTTGTTGCGCGAAGCGGTCAAGAAACAGACGGCGCTGGGGCTTCAAGCCAAATCCTACATGGATCGGGGGGCTCTGGTTCCGGATGAGGTGGTCATCGGCATGGTCCGCGAAAAACTCGGCGAACCGGCCTGTGCCAAGGGCTTTATTCTGGATGGGTTCCCGCGCACGGTCGCCCAGGCGGAAGCATTGCAGCGGCTGCTTGAAGACAACAGGATGACGCTCGATCGCGTCGTGAACTTTGCCGTGCCGGTCGGCGACATCGTCAAGCGGTTGAGCGGGCGCCGCAGTTGCGGCAAGTGTCAGGCCGTGTACCACGTGGACTTCGCGCCCCCTCGCGTCGCGGAGATCTGCGACCGTTGCGGCGCGGCCTTGGTCCAGCGCAGCGATGACAAGCCCGACACCGTCGAAGCCCGGTTGCGGGTCTATGAGGAGCAGACCGCGCCGTTGATTCGGTATTATCAGGGGAAGCATCTTCTGGCGGATCTTGACGGATCCGGTTCCGTCGAGGTCGTCAGTGGTCGCCTCCAGCGTGTGCTGGGCCCGCTGATGCATACATGA
- the map gene encoding type I methionyl aminopeptidase: protein MIILKTAGEIDTMAEAARVVAETLEVLKKEVRPGITTEYLDRIAEENIRMRGALPAFKGYRNYPRTLCASVNQEVVHGIPSKRVLKEGDIIGLDLGAIVEGFYGDSALTVAVGTVDPAVERLIRVTEAALYAGIEQAVVGNRLSDISHAVQTCVEAAGYSVVTDFVGHGIGRQLHEEPQVPNYGKPGQGPRLKWGMVLAIEPMVNAGGSAVRVLDDQWTAVTVDGSLSAHFEHTIAIQPSGPARVLSQASGARLHGRA from the coding sequence ATGATCATCCTAAAGACCGCCGGCGAAATCGACACGATGGCAGAAGCAGCGCGGGTGGTGGCTGAAACGCTTGAGGTGCTCAAGAAAGAAGTCAGGCCGGGAATCACCACCGAATATCTCGATCGGATCGCTGAAGAGAATATCCGGATGAGAGGGGCGCTTCCCGCGTTCAAGGGATATCGCAATTATCCGAGGACGCTGTGCGCGTCCGTGAATCAGGAAGTCGTGCACGGGATTCCATCAAAGCGGGTTCTCAAAGAGGGCGACATTATCGGGTTGGATCTCGGCGCAATCGTGGAAGGGTTTTACGGAGATTCGGCGTTGACGGTTGCCGTAGGGACCGTCGATCCCGCCGTCGAGCGGCTGATCCGCGTGACCGAAGCCGCGCTGTATGCCGGAATCGAGCAGGCCGTGGTCGGGAACCGGCTGTCGGATATCTCCCATGCCGTGCAAACCTGTGTCGAGGCCGCTGGTTACTCCGTTGTCACGGATTTCGTCGGGCACGGGATCGGGCGGCAACTGCACGAAGAGCCGCAGGTGCCGAACTACGGGAAGCCCGGACAAGGGCCGCGGTTGAAGTGGGGCATGGTCCTGGCGATCGAACCGATGGTCAATGCGGGCGGGAGCGCGGTGCGGGTGCTGGACGATCAGTGGACGGCCGTTACGGTGGACGGAAGCCTGTCCGCCCATTTTGAGCATACGATTGCCATTCAGCCGAGCGGTCCGGCCCGCGTGCTGTCGCAGGCATCGGGGGCGCGATTGCACGGCAGGGCCTGA
- the infA gene encoding translation initiation factor IF-1 produces MSKEDVIEVQGTVSETLPNAMFRVELENGHKILAHISGKMRMHFIRILPGDKVTVQLSPYDLTRGRITYRFK; encoded by the coding sequence GTGTCCAAGGAAGATGTCATCGAGGTGCAGGGCACGGTCTCCGAGACCCTTCCCAATGCCATGTTCCGGGTGGAGCTGGAGAACGGGCACAAGATCCTGGCTCACATCTCGGGCAAGATGCGGATGCACTTCATCCGGATTCTGCCGGGAGATAAGGTGACGGTGCAGCTCTCGCCGTACGATTTGACCCGGGGACGGATTACATATCGCTTCAAATGA
- the rpmJ gene encoding 50S ribosomal protein L36 gives MKVKSSVKPICSKCKVVRRRGVVRVLCENPRHKQRQG, from the coding sequence ATGAAGGTGAAGTCGTCGGTGAAACCCATCTGTTCAAAATGTAAAGTGGTGCGTCGGCGCGGGGTGGTCCGGGTCCTCTGCGAGAATCCCCGCCACAAACAACGGCAAGGTTAG
- the rpsM gene encoding 30S ribosomal protein S13 — protein MARIAGVDLPREKRTDVGLTYIYGIGRAAAQAILAKAGVDGTIRVKDLTEDNIIKLREVIEREHKVEGDLRKEVAMNIKRLVDTGTYRGLRHRKGLPVRGQRTKTNARTRKGRRSSAGSKPKKLTPAGA, from the coding sequence ATGGCTCGGATTGCAGGAGTAGATCTGCCGCGTGAGAAGCGCACGGATGTCGGCTTGACCTATATCTACGGAATCGGCCGCGCCGCCGCCCAGGCAATTCTCGCCAAGGCGGGCGTCGACGGGACGATACGGGTCAAGGATCTGACGGAGGACAATATCATCAAGTTGCGCGAGGTCATCGAGCGCGAGCACAAAGTCGAGGGCGATCTGCGCAAAGAAGTCGCCATGAATATCAAGCGGCTGGTCGATACCGGGACCTATCGGGGGCTGCGCCATCGGAAGGGGTTGCCGGTTCGAGGCCAACGGACCAAGACCAATGCGCGGACCCGGAAGGGACGGCGGTCGTCCGCCGGCAGTAAACCCAAAAAGCTGACCCCGGCCGGCGCATAG
- the rpsK gene encoding 30S ribosomal protein S11, with protein MSVKKGKKKERKIVQSGVAHIQASFNNTIVTITDMTGNTVVWSSAGNQGFKGSRKSTPFAAQRAGEAAARKAMENGMRQVDVYVNGPGAGRESAIRALQGAGMRINLIRDVTPIPHNGCRPPKRRRV; from the coding sequence ATGAGTGTCAAGAAGGGCAAAAAGAAAGAGCGCAAGATCGTTCAGAGCGGCGTAGCTCATATTCAAGCTTCCTTCAACAACACCATCGTGACCATTACGGACATGACCGGCAACACGGTTGTGTGGTCCAGCGCCGGGAATCAAGGGTTCAAGGGATCCCGGAAGAGCACCCCGTTCGCGGCGCAGCGAGCCGGTGAAGCGGCCGCCCGGAAGGCGATGGAAAACGGCATGCGCCAGGTCGACGTCTATGTGAACGGGCCGGGGGCCGGACGCGAGTCGGCGATCCGGGCGCTCCAGGGTGCCGGCATGCGGATCAATTTGATTCGGGATGTGACGCCGATCCCCCACAACGGATGCCGGCCTCCGAAGCGCCGGCGTGTCTAA
- the rpsD gene encoding 30S ribosomal protein S4 yields MARYRGPVCRLCRREGEKLFLKGSRCMTEKCAIERRSYPPGQHGQGRQRTTDYSVQLREKQKLRRIYGLQERQFRGVFQRAERRTGVTGEILLSLLESRLDNVVYRLGFAVSRKQARQLVGHGHVSVNGRKVDIPSQVLKTGDVIEVRPGSREITTVLSALDAVDSRGVPAWLELDRTAFRGTVKATPTKQDAAVPVNEQLVVELYSR; encoded by the coding sequence GTGGCGAGGTATCGAGGTCCCGTCTGCCGATTATGCCGTCGAGAGGGAGAAAAGCTGTTTCTGAAAGGCTCCCGGTGCATGACCGAGAAATGCGCCATCGAGCGACGGAGTTATCCCCCTGGTCAGCACGGGCAGGGACGGCAACGGACGACGGACTATAGCGTTCAGCTACGCGAGAAACAGAAGCTGCGAAGAATTTACGGCCTGCAGGAGCGGCAATTCCGGGGCGTCTTCCAGCGCGCCGAGCGGCGGACCGGGGTCACGGGCGAGATCCTGCTGTCGTTGCTCGAAAGTCGGCTCGACAATGTCGTGTATCGCCTCGGCTTCGCCGTCTCCCGCAAACAGGCCCGCCAGTTGGTCGGCCACGGGCATGTGTCCGTGAACGGCCGTAAGGTTGACATTCCGTCGCAGGTCTTGAAGACCGGAGACGTGATCGAGGTTCGTCCGGGCAGCCGGGAGATCACGACCGTGCTGTCGGCTCTGGATGCCGTCGATTCGCGCGGGGTGCCGGCCTGGCTGGAATTGGATCGGACGGCCTTTCGCGGCACCGTCAAGGCCACGCCGACGAAACAGGACGCCGCCGTCCCGGTGAATGAACAACTCGTGGTCGAGTTGTATTCACGATAA
- a CDS encoding DNA-directed RNA polymerase subunit alpha encodes MIKLMKDFQIPLRVEVDKETLSPVYGKFTAEAFERGFGTTVGNALRRVLLSSLTGAAVTSVRIEGVLHEFSTIPGVTEDVTTILLNIKSLRLALQGEKPKTIRLRKKGPGEAKGSDIVHDGDLSILTPDLHIATLDKDATIDIEMVVKHGRGYVPAERNKEEGLPIGVIAVDSIFSPVKRVNFQVENARVGRMTDYDKLTLEIWTDGTISPRDALSTAASILRDHLDIFVSPEDRLEAKPEAGAEEQLQAVNRNLYRNVSELELSVRAANCLKNANIKTIADLVQKTELEMLKTKNFGKKSLNEIKEILTEMGLGLGMKLEPAALQGAGESNSKPDVSS; translated from the coding sequence ATGATCAAGCTCATGAAGGACTTTCAGATCCCGCTGCGGGTCGAAGTCGACAAAGAAACGCTCTCCCCGGTCTACGGGAAGTTCACGGCGGAGGCGTTTGAGCGAGGTTTTGGTACCACTGTGGGGAATGCCTTGCGGCGCGTGCTGTTGTCGTCATTGACCGGCGCGGCGGTCACGAGTGTCCGTATCGAGGGAGTCTTGCATGAGTTCTCCACGATTCCGGGAGTGACCGAGGATGTGACGACCATCCTGCTCAATATCAAGAGCCTGCGCCTCGCCCTCCAAGGGGAAAAACCGAAAACGATCCGTCTCCGCAAGAAGGGTCCGGGGGAAGCCAAGGGATCCGATATCGTTCATGACGGAGATTTGAGCATCCTGACCCCGGATCTGCACATCGCCACGCTCGACAAGGACGCCACGATCGACATCGAAATGGTCGTGAAGCACGGACGCGGCTATGTTCCGGCCGAACGCAACAAAGAGGAAGGGTTGCCGATCGGGGTGATCGCGGTCGATTCCATTTTTTCCCCGGTCAAGCGCGTCAATTTCCAGGTTGAGAACGCGCGGGTCGGACGGATGACCGACTACGACAAGCTGACCCTTGAAATTTGGACCGACGGCACCATTTCCCCCCGGGACGCGCTGTCGACGGCTGCGTCGATTCTACGCGACCATTTGGATATCTTCGTGAGTCCGGAGGATCGGCTGGAGGCGAAGCCGGAAGCCGGCGCCGAAGAGCAGCTCCAGGCGGTGAACCGCAATCTGTATCGCAATGTCAGCGAACTCGAACTGTCCGTCCGCGCGGCCAATTGCTTGAAGAACGCCAATATCAAGACCATCGCCGACTTGGTACAGAAGACCGAATTGGAGATGCTGAAGACGAAGAATTTCGGAAAGAAGTCCTTGAACGAAATCAAGGAAATTTTGACGGAGATGGGACTGGGCCTCGGGATGAAGCTTGAGCCGGCGGCGCTGCAAGGCGCCGGCGAATCCAACAGCAAACCCGACGTTTCTTCTTAA
- the rplQ gene encoding 50S ribosomal protein L17, producing MRHGKRGRQLGRQTKHRWALFRSLVTSLLDHERIETTEAKAKEVRGFTDRMITLGKEGTLAARRRALGFIRRKDVVSKLFGEMADRFRSRPGGYTRIIKTRRRVGDAAHMVAIELVAQAAQVSKKEAPAAKKSKPGSASSGPATGTGEAAAPISST from the coding sequence GTGCGACACGGCAAACGCGGAAGACAACTCGGACGGCAAACCAAGCATCGATGGGCGTTGTTTCGCAGCCTCGTCACGTCGCTGCTGGATCATGAGCGGATCGAAACCACGGAGGCCAAGGCGAAAGAGGTCCGGGGGTTCACCGACCGCATGATCACGCTCGGCAAGGAGGGGACATTGGCGGCCCGTCGGCGGGCGCTGGGGTTTATCCGGCGCAAGGACGTGGTCTCCAAGTTGTTCGGAGAGATGGCGGATCGGTTCCGGAGCCGGCCCGGAGGCTATACCCGGATTATCAAGACCCGGCGGCGCGTCGGAGATGCGGCGCATATGGTGGCCATCGAACTGGTGGCTCAGGCGGCGCAGGTTTCGAAGAAGGAAGCTCCCGCGGCCAAGAAATCCAAGCCCGGATCTGCATCATCCGGCCCAGCTACCGGCACCGGTGAGGCGGCCGCTCCCATCAGCAGCACCTAA
- the lptC gene encoding LPS export ABC transporter periplasmic protein LptC, which yields MSWQQWVRGFLLALAVVSSTFLAYLLLTRTESTSPRTAAPKPLRDQADAGMEQFTFTQTKDGVVQWEVKAKQASLYEEQNHALLKTVEVTLFGVRGRELTVEGDEARLNTSNKNFEIENRERDLVIHLDGGYTIYTNHVQWTDKRQELETQDPVIIEGKGMRITGRGLLGKVEREEFQVLDDVRVDLDAAQ from the coding sequence ATGTCCTGGCAACAGTGGGTTCGGGGGTTTCTGCTCGCGCTTGCGGTAGTTTCTAGCACCTTTCTCGCGTACCTCCTGCTGACCCGAACTGAGTCGACGTCCCCACGGACCGCTGCGCCCAAGCCGTTGCGTGATCAAGCCGATGCCGGGATGGAGCAGTTTACCTTTACGCAGACGAAAGACGGCGTGGTCCAATGGGAGGTGAAGGCCAAGCAGGCTAGCCTCTATGAAGAACAAAACCATGCATTGTTAAAGACGGTCGAGGTGACGTTGTTTGGCGTGCGCGGGCGTGAGTTGACGGTTGAAGGAGACGAGGCACGGCTCAATACGTCCAATAAGAACTTCGAAATCGAAAACCGCGAACGGGACCTTGTCATTCATCTCGATGGAGGCTATACGATCTACACCAATCATGTGCAGTGGACCGACAAGCGCCAGGAATTGGAGACGCAGGACCCCGTGATCATTGAAGGCAAGGGCATGCGGATCACGGGACGGGGGTTATTGGGGAAGGTGGAGCGTGAAGAGTTTCAAGTATTGGACGATGTGCGTGTGGACCTTGACGCGGCTCAGTAG